From the genome of Mesorhizobium japonicum MAFF 303099, one region includes:
- the tnpC gene encoding IS66 family transposase: MSAPIDLSQFPDLPAEVVNAFAAVQFELSVERAARQHEQAVVAEKDAFITELKELIEKLESQVQDYRRTKFGPKSEKLDPTQMELALEDLETAIAETQAQIAFVEEKIAASTANCEKTASRRQRKARALPQSLPRVEQVIEPDSIACPCGCGNMVRIGEDRTERLDHIPARYQVIVAIRPKYACPKGRTGVVQARAPAHLLEGSWPTEALLAQIAVSKHSEHMPLNRQAAVMARHGVPIDRTVLADWLGRTGAVIAPVVDHMAMILKQGSSRLYVDETTAPVLDPGRGKTKTGYLWAILRDDRGWNGSAPPGVVFHYRPGRKGEYAAGILDGFNGTIQVDAYGGYSHLATPKRTGGDPLRLAFCWAHGRRKLIKSQPKKGSPIVDEALLRIAALYKIEDSIRGCDPDHRRAVRQHLSRPLVDEFFTWLTVQGARVSRKSDLGEAMAYMLKRQVGFRLFLNDGRVDIDSNLVENAIRSPAMNRRNALFAGHDEGGRNWARFASLIGTCKMNRVEPYAYLRDLFISLANGHLAKDIDALMPWAYAQRISASQ, encoded by the coding sequence ATGTCTGCGCCCATTGATCTCAGCCAGTTCCCGGACCTGCCTGCAGAGGTGGTGAACGCCTTTGCGGCCGTACAGTTCGAGCTGTCGGTCGAGCGTGCGGCCCGTCAGCATGAGCAGGCGGTGGTGGCTGAAAAGGACGCCTTCATCACCGAGTTGAAGGAACTGATCGAGAAGCTGGAGAGCCAGGTTCAGGACTACCGCCGCACGAAGTTCGGGCCGAAATCGGAAAAGCTCGATCCGACGCAGATGGAACTGGCGCTGGAGGACCTGGAGACGGCAATTGCCGAAACACAGGCCCAGATCGCCTTCGTCGAGGAAAAGATCGCGGCCAGCACAGCCAATTGCGAAAAGACTGCTTCACGCAGGCAACGCAAGGCGCGTGCTCTGCCCCAGAGCCTGCCGCGCGTCGAACAGGTGATCGAGCCTGATAGCATTGCCTGCCCCTGTGGTTGCGGCAACATGGTCCGGATTGGCGAAGACCGGACGGAGCGGCTCGATCATATCCCGGCGCGCTATCAGGTGATCGTCGCGATCCGCCCGAAATATGCTTGCCCCAAGGGGCGCACGGGAGTGGTTCAGGCCAGGGCGCCGGCGCATTTGCTGGAAGGTAGCTGGCCGACCGAAGCCCTCTTGGCGCAGATCGCCGTGTCCAAGCATTCCGAACACATGCCGCTGAACCGGCAGGCCGCGGTCATGGCCCGACACGGAGTGCCGATCGACCGCACGGTCCTGGCCGACTGGCTGGGTCGGACGGGCGCCGTGATCGCGCCGGTGGTAGACCACATGGCCATGATCCTGAAACAGGGTAGCTCACGACTATATGTCGACGAGACCACGGCTCCGGTGTTGGATCCCGGGCGCGGCAAGACGAAAACTGGCTATCTCTGGGCTATTCTGCGCGACGACCGCGGCTGGAACGGATCTGCGCCGCCGGGCGTGGTGTTCCATTATCGGCCTGGGCGTAAAGGTGAATATGCCGCAGGTATCCTCGACGGCTTCAACGGCACGATCCAGGTCGATGCCTATGGCGGCTACTCCCACCTCGCAACGCCAAAACGCACGGGCGGCGATCCGTTGAGGCTGGCCTTCTGCTGGGCGCATGGCCGCAGAAAACTGATCAAGTCCCAGCCGAAGAAGGGTTCGCCCATCGTCGACGAGGCGTTGTTGCGCATCGCCGCCCTCTACAAGATCGAGGACAGCATCCGAGGTTGTGACCCCGATCATCGCCGGGCTGTCCGCCAGCACCTGTCCCGCCCCCTGGTGGACGAGTTCTTCACCTGGCTGACAGTTCAGGGCGCGCGCGTATCGCGCAAGTCCGACCTCGGCGAGGCCATGGCCTATATGCTGAAACGCCAGGTCGGCTTCCGGCTGTTCCTGAACGACGGCCGCGTCGACATCGACTCCAATCTCGTCGAAAACGCGATCAGAAGTCCGGCCATGAACCGCCGCAACGCTCTCTTTGCCGGCCATGATGAAGGCGGCCGTAATTGGGCCCGTTTCGCCAGCCTGATCGGCACATGCAAGATGAACCGCGTTGAACCATACGCCTACCTGCGCGATCTCTTCATCAGCCTCGCAAATGGCCACCTCGCCAAAGACATCGACGCCCTCATGCCCTGGGCCTATGCGCAACGGATCAGCGCATCACAATGA
- a CDS encoding MFS transporter → MRNAQGLHFGAMASHAIIIASAGAAAVSAAVNALPIVFTDVLVRELRWSQATLYAGLSICMVISALTAPLGALLIARFGLRQTTICVLSILLVTLILSGLAGSASELALIWVVAAAAGGCLNPIVVGSISVRSTARRRRVCFYPAPPRHPCSLFPSSRC, encoded by the coding sequence ATGAGGAATGCCCAAGGCCTTCATTTTGGGGCAATGGCTTCGCACGCCATCATCATAGCCAGTGCGGGTGCGGCCGCAGTCAGCGCTGCCGTCAATGCGCTGCCGATCGTCTTCACCGATGTCCTTGTGCGCGAACTTCGGTGGTCGCAAGCCACACTATACGCAGGCCTTTCGATTTGCATGGTCATTTCCGCACTTACCGCGCCGCTGGGGGCGCTTTTGATCGCGCGATTTGGGCTCCGACAGACGACCATATGCGTTTTGTCCATCCTGCTCGTGACGCTGATCCTGTCTGGTCTGGCAGGCTCGGCGAGCGAGCTGGCTCTTATCTGGGTAGTCGCTGCGGCAGCAGGTGGCTGTCTCAACCCAATCGTCGTCGGATCGATCAGTGTCCGCAGCACTGCGCGACGGCGTCGAGTTTGTTTCTATCCTGCTCCGCCGCGGCACCCATGCTCGCTCTTCCCCTCTTCTCGTTGCTGA
- a CDS encoding primary-amine oxidase yields MNTKMTVPTKAVCGCSKPADATASAHPLDPLSKAELLSVFEIVRDDAAFGKDFYFETVELLEPAKGSVRSFRRGNPISRKARVNLFRIDRDGVWRLVVSLDENKVEKSEYLASAKPMIQLEQFTAIEDAVRDAPDFIAACSRRGINDMSQVCIDPWSAGNFGVPDEEGRYIAHVFAWLRLRENENFYAHPIGGLNAIVDIRTNRVLRVDDHEIIPIPMKEANYEAEFIKEPRQPYKPLNIAQPEGVSFNLDGHQLSWDKWAFRVGFNAREGLTLHDISYDGRPVVYRASLVEMVVPYGTPDRGHFRKNVFDIGEYGIGKLANSLKLGCDCLGAIQYLDANLATMTGDVVTIENAICIHEEDAGLLWKHWDFRSNHVESRRARKFVVSCICTVANYEYGIFWYLHTDGAIEFELKATGIINTTACQPGKPGRYGKEVSPGVLGHIHQHIFCARLDMSVDGDRNSVVELNTYAAPEGPDNPHGNAFYEEETVLPSELQACRRANLETHRAWKIASADRKNHVGEPTAYKLEATHPVTPYVAAHSPSGRRSTFTSNHLWVTAFDPEERYPAGEYMNHSDGSGGVADFVKNDRPLVDEDLVLWHTFGVHHQVRPEDFPVQPCIFTGFKLMPSGFFDQNPGIDLVGETNAASCHASADR; encoded by the coding sequence ATGAATACGAAGATGACTGTGCCGACGAAAGCGGTATGCGGATGTTCGAAACCCGCCGATGCAACGGCGTCAGCGCATCCGCTTGATCCGCTTTCAAAGGCCGAACTGCTGAGTGTCTTCGAGATCGTTCGTGACGATGCTGCCTTCGGCAAGGATTTTTACTTTGAGACTGTGGAACTACTAGAGCCGGCTAAGGGGAGTGTTCGATCCTTTCGGAGAGGCAATCCGATCTCCAGGAAAGCGCGCGTGAATCTGTTCCGGATCGATCGCGATGGTGTCTGGCGCCTAGTTGTATCGCTCGACGAAAACAAGGTCGAGAAGTCGGAGTACCTTGCATCGGCAAAGCCGATGATCCAGCTCGAACAGTTCACTGCCATCGAAGATGCAGTCAGGGACGCTCCCGATTTTATCGCCGCCTGCAGTCGGCGGGGTATCAACGATATGAGCCAGGTCTGCATTGATCCGTGGTCGGCTGGAAATTTCGGCGTTCCGGATGAGGAGGGCCGGTATATCGCCCACGTCTTCGCCTGGTTGCGCCTGCGGGAGAACGAAAATTTCTATGCGCATCCCATCGGGGGACTGAACGCAATCGTCGATATCAGGACCAACCGTGTTCTGCGTGTCGACGATCACGAGATTATTCCAATTCCGATGAAGGAGGCCAACTACGAAGCCGAGTTCATTAAGGAACCGCGTCAGCCTTACAAGCCCCTCAATATCGCGCAACCCGAGGGTGTTTCATTCAACCTGGACGGCCATCAGCTAAGCTGGGACAAGTGGGCGTTTCGTGTTGGCTTCAATGCCAGGGAAGGCTTGACGCTTCACGACATCAGCTACGATGGGCGGCCGGTCGTTTATCGCGCATCGCTTGTCGAGATGGTCGTCCCCTACGGCACGCCTGATCGTGGCCATTTCCGCAAGAATGTTTTCGACATCGGGGAATACGGCATTGGCAAGCTGGCGAACTCTTTGAAGCTTGGTTGCGACTGCCTTGGAGCGATCCAGTACCTCGATGCAAATCTTGCAACGATGACCGGCGATGTCGTGACGATCGAGAATGCCATCTGCATTCATGAAGAGGATGCCGGTCTTCTCTGGAAGCACTGGGACTTCCGATCCAACCACGTTGAATCTCGTCGGGCTCGCAAGTTCGTTGTCTCGTGTATTTGCACAGTGGCAAACTATGAATATGGCATTTTCTGGTACCTCCACACGGATGGCGCGATCGAATTTGAGCTGAAGGCAACCGGCATCATCAACACGACGGCTTGCCAGCCAGGAAAGCCTGGGCGCTATGGCAAAGAGGTCTCGCCTGGCGTTCTCGGACATATCCACCAGCATATCTTCTGCGCCCGGCTGGACATGAGCGTCGACGGCGATCGCAATAGCGTTGTCGAGCTAAACACCTATGCCGCGCCTGAGGGTCCGGACAATCCACACGGCAATGCCTTTTACGAAGAAGAGACCGTGCTGCCTTCCGAACTCCAGGCCTGCCGGCGGGCAAACCTTGAAACTCATCGGGCATGGAAAATCGCAAGCGCCGACCGGAAGAACCATGTTGGCGAGCCTACTGCTTATAAGCTAGAGGCCACTCATCCCGTAACGCCATACGTTGCGGCACACTCACCGTCGGGCCGTCGTTCAACCTTTACCAGCAATCATTTGTGGGTGACGGCTTTTGATCCCGAGGAACGCTATCCAGCTGGTGAATACATGAACCATTCTGACGGCTCCGGCGGTGTCGCGGACTTCGTGAAGAATGACAGGCCGTTGGTCGATGAGGATCTTGTCCTCTGGCACACCTTCGGAGTGCATCACCAGGTTCGGCCAGAGGACTTTCCTGTCCAGCCTTGCATCTTCACCGGCTTCAAGCTGATGCCGAGCGGCTTCTTCGATCAGAACCCTGGCATCGATCTGGTGGGCGAGACCAACGCTGCCAGCTGCCACGCGAGCGCCGACCGCTAA
- a CDS encoding glutamine amidotransferase — MRDNRNSIHPMVIIKTGDTYDQIGERHGDFEDWISNILLSRGCELSIVVVDPRSGGKLPKFSFVSGIVITGSHATVREDVPWIRQLSRWLQQALIHQVPILGICFGHQLLAQCLGGVVTARTSGAEIGSIPITVTKEGGKDPLFDSIPPTFAAQLIHWESAVRLPPEAVVLAHSLSEPHQAFRVGPCAWGVQFHPEISKTIVTEYLDLLDPRLSAEGHDVNQLKALVTATPYSTEVLRNFATYVAGRPPPSSVTRICGLIFGGTFLNLIWASVSPWIAWLAGVKEYGRGR; from the coding sequence ATGCGCGATAATCGTAACTCGATTCACCCCATGGTGATAATCAAGACCGGCGATACGTACGACCAGATCGGCGAGAGGCATGGTGATTTCGAGGACTGGATCAGCAATATATTGTTGTCGCGCGGCTGCGAGTTATCCATCGTAGTAGTGGATCCCCGTTCTGGCGGAAAACTTCCAAAATTTTCCTTCGTCTCCGGAATTGTGATCACGGGATCGCACGCTACGGTCAGGGAGGATGTTCCATGGATTCGCCAACTATCTCGCTGGCTCCAACAGGCACTCATTCATCAAGTGCCGATATTGGGAATTTGCTTCGGCCATCAGCTATTGGCCCAATGTTTGGGCGGCGTGGTAACGGCAAGAACTAGCGGCGCCGAAATCGGGAGCATCCCGATTACAGTAACTAAGGAAGGGGGTAAGGACCCCCTTTTTGATTCAATCCCGCCGACATTTGCCGCGCAACTCATCCACTGGGAGTCTGCGGTACGACTACCACCTGAGGCGGTCGTCCTGGCACATTCCCTCTCAGAGCCACATCAGGCTTTTCGAGTTGGACCTTGTGCGTGGGGTGTGCAGTTTCACCCTGAGATTTCGAAAACCATCGTTACGGAGTATCTGGATCTTCTTGACCCTCGGCTCTCAGCAGAGGGGCACGACGTCAATCAGTTGAAGGCCCTGGTCACCGCAACTCCTTATTCGACCGAAGTGTTGCGGAACTTTGCAACCTATGTAGCAGGGCGCCCTCCTCCTTCTTCTGTAACGCGGATCTGCGGCCTAATCTTCGGAGGTACTTTTCTGAACCTCATATGGGCGTCTGTTAGCCCATGGATAGCGTGGCTGGCTGGCGTCAAAGAATATGGTCGTGGTCGTTGA
- a CDS encoding MmgE/PrpD family protein — translation MQPLTQLAEFVAAFPADELPPSTREMISRLMLDLIGATAAGFHSPLATAARSSALNAYGRGNICVWLTGQTSSIVGAAMANSAAASALDIDDGHRGAAGHAGAGVIPAVLAVAEAVGASNSEVLIATALGYDVALRVAACRPAASVDTYASGRWVNYGAAAVAARLLKLDTNQTAHALGIAGGEGPIVFTMPSPKFEGSTIKEGIPPAVVAGITAAYRAREGATGPLDLFDDETRFDQDILLRDLGTSWELENCYLKPYACCRYIHAAIDAISAMRRPGQAIKSLRIDTFPQAMKLANERQPANLEGAQYSFYFSCALAALFGADALQPIDPKWLKDERVLELARRVELAPAAEFSKSFPIGTPARVVIDQGKGPEETVVLHPLGDVANPLSKDQIVQKFKNITKILDADWQLRIISATLEFEKLGLASLIASLSPTASEEVADISATAVA, via the coding sequence GTGCAGCCCCTTACCCAACTCGCCGAGTTTGTCGCAGCCTTTCCGGCGGACGAGTTGCCACCGTCGACTCGAGAGATGATCTCCCGGTTGATGCTCGACCTGATTGGCGCAACGGCAGCAGGCTTTCATTCTCCCTTGGCAACCGCAGCCAGATCGTCTGCGCTCAATGCTTATGGGAGAGGAAACATCTGCGTTTGGCTTACGGGGCAGACTTCGAGCATTGTGGGAGCCGCAATGGCCAATAGTGCGGCGGCCAGCGCACTTGACATTGATGACGGCCATCGCGGTGCAGCTGGACATGCCGGTGCGGGTGTTATCCCAGCAGTTCTGGCAGTAGCCGAAGCCGTCGGCGCTTCCAACTCTGAAGTTCTTATCGCGACCGCGCTTGGATATGACGTCGCGCTTCGCGTGGCAGCTTGCCGGCCCGCGGCGAGCGTCGATACATATGCAAGCGGTCGCTGGGTCAACTACGGAGCGGCGGCGGTGGCAGCACGTCTCCTCAAACTTGACACCAACCAGACTGCTCATGCGCTCGGAATTGCCGGTGGCGAGGGTCCGATCGTCTTCACGATGCCATCTCCTAAATTTGAAGGCAGCACCATAAAGGAAGGAATTCCGCCAGCTGTCGTCGCTGGGATTACAGCGGCTTATCGTGCGCGTGAAGGTGCGACCGGGCCTCTCGATTTGTTCGATGACGAAACCCGTTTCGATCAAGATATCCTTTTGAGAGATCTCGGAACTTCTTGGGAGCTGGAGAACTGCTATTTAAAACCATATGCCTGTTGCCGCTACATACACGCAGCAATTGATGCGATCTCCGCGATGCGTCGCCCCGGTCAAGCGATAAAGTCGCTTCGGATCGACACATTCCCGCAGGCTATGAAGCTCGCCAACGAACGGCAACCTGCCAACCTCGAAGGCGCGCAGTACAGCTTCTATTTCAGTTGCGCATTGGCGGCGCTATTTGGCGCTGACGCGCTGCAGCCAATCGATCCAAAGTGGCTGAAAGATGAACGGGTGCTTGAACTGGCCCGCCGCGTTGAACTGGCACCGGCCGCCGAATTTTCCAAATCGTTCCCCATTGGAACCCCAGCCCGGGTGGTAATCGACCAAGGCAAAGGCCCGGAAGAAACCGTGGTGCTTCACCCTCTCGGCGACGTAGCGAACCCCCTCTCCAAGGATCAGATCGTTCAGAAGTTCAAGAACATCACGAAGATCTTGGATGCAGACTGGCAGTTGCGAATTATTTCTGCGACGCTTGAATTCGAGAAACTCGGCCTGGCATCCCTCATCGCCTCCCTTTCCCCGACCGCATCCGAAGAGGTTGCGGATATTTCCGCAACAGCAGTCGCTTGA
- a CDS encoding gamma-glutamyl-gamma-aminobutyrate hydrolase family protein, which yields MKPVIGIVSDLDVEKDGYVCLANYVRAIEKAGALPVILPYTNAESVSSVLELLSGVVLSGGGDFPAELYGANPHSTLQAMIPARDTFEFALARSALEKSMPILGICRGMQLLNVVSGGAIYPHTLDELPDARDHRDGTPLSEMVHKVHIEPNTKLSRLCGEHAAAFEVNSMHHQAISRLAPGFVVSARADDGVVEAIEATDRPFVVGVQWHPEWMVDTQPACLSLLENFTKACATR from the coding sequence ATGAAACCAGTTATCGGAATTGTCAGTGACCTCGACGTGGAAAAAGACGGCTACGTCTGCCTTGCGAATTACGTTCGGGCGATTGAGAAAGCTGGAGCGCTTCCAGTCATTCTGCCGTACACCAACGCTGAAAGCGTCAGTTCTGTGTTGGAATTACTGTCGGGCGTCGTATTGAGCGGCGGAGGCGACTTTCCCGCTGAACTATATGGTGCAAATCCGCACTCAACTCTGCAGGCGATGATCCCGGCGCGAGACACGTTCGAATTCGCCCTCGCTCGGTCAGCCTTGGAGAAGTCCATGCCAATTTTGGGCATATGCAGGGGCATGCAACTCTTAAACGTCGTGAGCGGCGGAGCGATTTATCCTCATACCCTCGATGAATTGCCTGACGCGAGGGACCACCGCGACGGCACCCCACTCTCTGAAATGGTGCATAAAGTACATATCGAGCCCAATACAAAATTGTCGCGCTTGTGTGGGGAGCATGCTGCCGCGTTCGAAGTGAATAGCATGCATCATCAGGCGATCAGCCGGTTGGCGCCGGGCTTCGTGGTGTCGGCGCGTGCTGATGACGGCGTAGTTGAAGCGATCGAGGCTACCGACCGCCCCTTTGTTGTCGGCGTTCAGTGGCATCCCGAATGGATGGTCGACACTCAACCTGCCTGCCTCTCCTTGTTGGAGAACTTTACGAAGGCTTGCGCGACAAGGTGA
- a CDS encoding M24 family metallopeptidase, with protein sequence MDFVAEEYSRRLAEIQRQLELNDLPAILLHQPENIRYVSGFHTMGYFTYHALLVPARGNPILVIRDQEENAAKKTAWVKEWTTYSDAKEPLPPQIAAAVRAIDQAGLAGGKIGVDYHSWFLTPERLEELRRQAPHTTFIKEPKIVDHLRLVKSAPEIEVVRRAAQAAMSAMQSAVDAVETGVSERKLAAAVYSGLVFGGGEVGVDCVITSGERTFELHGSHTDRRVQAGDQVYFELTGSVDWYLARCMRAVINGTPTDAQRRVAESIILVQDAGIARMKVGAVAGDVDRFMRHGLLATGARESYTNRTAYSLGLNNKPSAGEFERELVPGAEWTFEAGMVFHVLMMAQGIGFSETVLITDNGPERLTTMERKLFARK encoded by the coding sequence ATGGACTTTGTCGCAGAGGAGTACAGCCGGCGCTTGGCTGAGATTCAGAGGCAGCTCGAGTTAAACGATCTTCCGGCGATACTCTTGCACCAACCGGAGAATATTCGGTACGTGAGTGGTTTCCATACCATGGGTTACTTTACGTACCATGCGTTACTCGTGCCAGCACGCGGTAACCCCATTTTGGTCATTCGCGATCAGGAAGAAAATGCTGCGAAGAAAACGGCTTGGGTCAAAGAATGGACAACATATTCTGACGCAAAGGAACCTCTCCCACCGCAGATCGCAGCGGCGGTCCGCGCAATTGATCAAGCAGGTCTCGCCGGTGGGAAAATCGGGGTCGATTACCACTCCTGGTTTTTAACGCCTGAGCGACTTGAGGAGTTAAGGAGACAGGCACCGCATACAACGTTCATTAAAGAGCCGAAGATAGTTGATCATCTCCGGTTAGTGAAGTCGGCGCCGGAGATCGAGGTAGTTCGTCGGGCAGCTCAGGCGGCCATGTCGGCAATGCAGAGTGCTGTTGATGCCGTGGAAACCGGAGTTAGCGAGCGAAAGTTGGCTGCGGCTGTCTATTCGGGACTTGTCTTTGGTGGCGGTGAGGTGGGCGTTGACTGCGTCATAACTTCTGGAGAGCGGACTTTTGAATTGCATGGCTCTCATACGGACCGGCGCGTTCAGGCAGGTGATCAGGTCTATTTCGAGCTAACTGGCAGCGTAGACTGGTATCTGGCGCGATGCATGCGCGCCGTCATTAACGGTACGCCGACTGATGCTCAAAGGCGGGTCGCGGAATCGATTATATTAGTACAGGATGCGGGTATAGCCAGAATGAAAGTTGGCGCAGTTGCTGGCGATGTAGATAGATTTATGCGACACGGCTTGCTCGCGACCGGTGCGAGAGAGAGTTATACGAACCGAACCGCCTATTCTCTAGGCCTTAATAACAAGCCGTCAGCGGGTGAATTCGAACGAGAACTAGTTCCCGGGGCTGAATGGACCTTTGAGGCAGGAATGGTTTTCCATGTCCTGATGATGGCACAGGGCATTGGCTTCAGCGAAACCGTATTGATCACGGATAACGGTCCGGAGCGACTCACAACAATGGAACGTAAGCTCTTCGCGCGCAAATGA
- a CDS encoding ABC transporter permease subunit, whose product MTMAKFNLALRGAKLAPNTSREAFVLLAPATVILGVCFFIPLAGLVALSFLSPEPTLMHYKEFLGSWTSWVILGRTFSLALSVTSICLLLGYPLAYWIVSARAWVSGLLVFAVVLPFFTSYLVRSYAWMVLLGRFGIINQFLMKVGFTERPLDLIYNQFSVDVAMVYMLLPFTVMVLSSVMRGISPSLTRAASSLGAAPGQNFWRIFFPLSMPGVVASSLIVFVFALGFYITPALLGGPRNVTLPMLIDTYVNGTLNWPLAAAVATVLLLITLFLYTVSNRFVGTERLLGSGHLVASSKPSTIGRSTSGYVKFVDTLSSAVRVISYFIPSSFSSVWERAAIGRIIFYCVGLAVVAFLVCPIFIIIPISFSSSRFLDFPPPGLSLQWYEAYFTNGLWLSSTRQSLIVGFATAFVSLTVGTAAALALVRGSARMRRIGYQLLLAPMIVPSIVSAVAVYFLFSKLGLVDTTMGLVLAHSIGATPLVVLIVAASLQSQNIRLEHAAASLGASRIVTIRKVVLPLIRPTLFVAGFFAFLHSFDEVVLSLFVSGPNTMTLPIKMWSGVREDITPTIAAVSSLLIGFTVILYGTIEVVRLRNKRKSK is encoded by the coding sequence ATTTAATCTGGCACTTCGCGGCGCGAAACTAGCGCCGAACACAAGCCGAGAGGCCTTCGTGCTCCTCGCTCCGGCAACTGTCATTCTAGGCGTGTGTTTCTTCATCCCACTGGCCGGCCTTGTCGCGCTCAGCTTCCTTAGTCCTGAACCAACGCTGATGCACTACAAGGAATTTCTTGGAAGCTGGACAAGTTGGGTAATACTCGGACGGACATTTTCTCTTGCACTGAGCGTTACCAGTATCTGCTTATTGCTTGGCTATCCGCTCGCCTACTGGATCGTTTCGGCCCGCGCCTGGGTCTCAGGCCTGCTTGTATTTGCAGTAGTCCTGCCTTTTTTTACAAGCTATCTGGTCAGAAGTTACGCTTGGATGGTTCTGCTCGGTCGATTTGGCATCATCAATCAGTTTTTGATGAAAGTTGGCTTTACCGAGCGCCCGTTGGACCTGATCTACAATCAATTCAGCGTAGACGTTGCAATGGTCTATATGCTGTTGCCCTTTACGGTGATGGTGCTTTCAAGTGTGATGAGAGGGATCTCGCCGAGTCTCACAAGAGCGGCATCATCGCTTGGTGCAGCGCCAGGCCAGAATTTCTGGCGAATATTTTTCCCCCTTAGCATGCCCGGTGTTGTGGCATCGTCTCTGATCGTTTTCGTATTTGCGCTTGGTTTTTATATAACACCGGCATTGCTAGGTGGTCCGCGCAACGTCACGTTGCCCATGCTGATCGATACCTATGTCAACGGCACCTTGAACTGGCCGCTTGCGGCCGCTGTCGCAACGGTCCTGCTTCTCATTACGCTCTTCCTTTATACGGTCTCAAACCGCTTCGTGGGTACAGAAAGACTTCTTGGTTCCGGGCATCTTGTGGCCTCTTCAAAGCCGTCGACCATCGGCCGATCGACAAGTGGATATGTAAAGTTTGTCGATACGCTTAGTTCGGCTGTGAGAGTGATTTCGTACTTCATCCCGTCATCCTTTTCGAGTGTTTGGGAGAGGGCGGCGATAGGAAGAATCATATTTTACTGCGTCGGGCTAGCAGTCGTTGCATTTCTTGTATGCCCGATTTTTATTATTATACCGATATCGTTCAGTTCCTCGCGCTTCCTCGATTTTCCCCCTCCAGGCCTCTCGCTACAGTGGTATGAAGCATACTTCACCAACGGCTTATGGTTGTCGTCTACCCGGCAGAGCCTCATTGTTGGTTTCGCGACGGCATTTGTTAGTCTCACAGTCGGAACAGCTGCGGCTTTGGCTCTGGTTCGCGGGAGCGCCCGCATGCGCCGGATTGGGTATCAACTGCTACTCGCGCCTATGATCGTGCCTTCTATCGTCAGCGCTGTGGCGGTCTACTTCTTGTTTTCAAAATTGGGGTTGGTCGACACCACGATGGGGTTGGTGCTTGCACATAGCATCGGTGCAACCCCCTTGGTGGTCCTCATCGTTGCGGCGAGCCTCCAATCTCAGAACATTCGCCTCGAGCACGCAGCTGCGAGCCTGGGCGCTTCTAGGATCGTCACTATTCGGAAGGTGGTCCTGCCGCTCATTCGACCCACGCTCTTCGTGGCGGGGTTCTTCGCGTTCCTTCATTCGTTTGATGAAGTGGTCTTGTCGCTTTTTGTCAGCGGGCCGAATACGATGACTTTGCCGATCAAGATGTGGTCTGGAGTTCGTGAAGACATAACGCCAACCATCGCAGCGGTATCTAGCCTTCTGATTGGCTTCACAGTTATTCTATATGGAACGATTGAAGTCGTTCGCCTAAGAAACAAGCGTAAATCAAAGTGA